A segment of the Mangrovimonas sp. YM274 genome:
ATCTTCTACAGCATCTACAGCGTCTTCAACAGTAGTTTCTACTGTTTCTGTTACTTCTTCGGTTTTTTCTTTGGTTTCTTTACAAGCAGTGAATGACATTCCAACAGCAAGTAGAATCAGTAATGATTTTTTCATGGTTAATAGTTTATTAGTGTTAAAAATTAATAGCGAAATTAACTACTAAAATGTTAAGTAGCAATAAAAAAAATGATAATATTTAACATTTTTAGTAAAAATATTTTAACCTCACTAGACTATTTACGAATATAATTTATGATTTGGATGACAGCGTCCTTATTTTTTTTGACGAATTCTGTGTTTAAAAAACCTAATTGCTTTCTTTGGTTTTCATTTTCAATAAGTTGGGTTAAGGTACTGTCAAGTTGGGAATGTGAAGAAATTGATTGAACCCCACCATGTGCAATCATGTTATGGGCCTCTGGGAACTTTTGGTAGTTTTTGCCAATAATTACGGGAACTCCAAAAACAGAAGGTTCGAGGATGTTGTGAAGTCCTGTTTTACCCATGGCTCCACCTACATAGGCAATATCTGCGTAGGCATATATTTTGGTCAATAGACCTATAGTGTCAACGATCAATACGGAATAATCCGAAAGATTCTTGTCTTCTTTTTCAGAAAATAGAACCGTTTTTGCTGTAATCTGTGCTTTTAAGTCGGCAATTAAATTTGGTTTGATGTTATGAGGAGCGATGATGTATTTTACGTTTTCAGAAGCATGGGCATTAATGTGCGGAATAAGAAGCGCTTCGTCCTCTGGCCATGAACTGCCAATGACCACACAAAGCGCATCCTGCTTGAATTCATTTATAAATGGTAAATTGTTGTCTTGGTTGAGTTGGTCGGAAACGCGATCGAATCTTGTGTCGCCTGTAACACTTGTTTGAGTGATTCCAATTGAATCTAGAAGTACTTTGGAACTTTCATTTTGAACAAAAATATGGTCAAAGCTTTTAAGAGCCTGTCTCATAAATTCACCATAAAATTTAAAATAGGACTGTTGAGGTCTGAAGTTGGCCGATATTAAAAAGGCTTTAAGGTGGCGCTTTTCCAATTCATTTAACACGTTAGGCCAAATATCATATTTTACGAATACAGTGATTTCTGGGTGCACCAAATCCACGAATTTTTTGGCCTTGCTTTTAGAGTCTAGAGGCAAGTAAACCACACTATCTGCGATTTCGGAATTCTTTCGGATTTCATAGCCTGAGGGCGAAAAGAAGCTTAAAACTACCTTGTGATTTGGGTACAGTACCCGTAACTTTTTAAAAACGGGCAGTCCTTGTTCATATTCTCCCAAAGAAGCACAGTGAAACCAAAGAGTTTTATCTTCAGGAAGGATGGATTGTTTTAGAATTTTAAAAGTGTTGGCTCTTCCCTCAACGCCCAATTTTATTTTTGGATTGAAAAGTGCAATGATTTTTAATACAATTCCCGTGAGGAAAATCCCTAAATTATATAATAAATTCACCTGTTAATTGTTTCCGCTAAAATACGTTACTTTACCATAAATTCATTGGCTGTCGTCGTTGAATTTCGTAAATTCGCTACTTCGTGGCGCATGTGTCCATGGGCCTTTCTACATTTAACGATTATTACATTTCAGATGAAAAAAATACAAATGGTAGACCTTAAAGGTCAATATGCCAAAATAAAAGATGTCGTGGATACTTCCATTCAGGAAGTTTTGGATAATACAGCCTATATAAACGGACCTAAGGTCCATGAGTTTCAAGCTAATTTAGAACAATACCTTAATGTAAAACATGTGATTCCTTGTGCTAATGGAACCGATGCCCTGCAGATTGCCATGATGGGATTGGGATTAAAACCAGGAGATGAGGTTATTACTGCTGATTTTACGTTTGCAGCAACTGTTGAGGTGATTGCACTTTTGCAATTGACGCCTGTTTTGGTGGACGTGGACCTTGAAAATTTCAATATTGATATTGAGGCTATCAAAAAGGCGATCACTCCAAAAACTAAGGCGATTGTTCCTGTGCATCTATTCGGGCAATGCGCTAATATGGAGGCTATTATGGAAATTGCGAAAGAACATAATTTGTTTGTGATAGAAGACAATGCGCAAGCCATTGGGGCAAATTATACCTATAGCGATGGAACAAAAGTTAAGGCAGGAACCATTGGCAATGTGGGGGCAACTTCGTTTTTCCCTTCCAAGAACTTAGGCTGTTATGGGGATGGAGGAGCCATCTTTACAAACGATGATGACTTGGCCCATACTATTAGAGGAATTGTAAATCATGGTATGTACGAGCGCTACCACCATGATGTGGTAGGGGTGAACTCTAGGTTAGATTCTGTTCAAGCAGCCGTGCTGAATGCAAAATTACCAAAGCTAGATGCTTACAACAAAGCAAGACAAACAGCGGCAGTGGCCTATAACAAGGCTTTTGAAGGACAAGCTAATATCATTATTCCAAAAACGGTGAGCGATTGTTGTGAAGGTATTTGCGATGGTTGCGATTGTCATGTATTTCATCAATATACTTTGAGGGTTTTGAATACGGATAGAGATGCTTTGGCAAAACACTTAAATGAGAATGGAATTCCTTGTGGCGTATATTACCCAATTCCTTTGCACTTGCAAAAGGCATACAAGGATGAGAGGTACAAGGAGGAAGACTTTAAGGTTACCAACCAATTAGTTAAGGAGGTGATTTCCTTACCTATGCACACAGAATTGGATGCGGAGCAAATTGACTTTATTACAACAACAGTTATTAATTTTATAAACAAATAATTTAATGAAAGTACTGGTAACAGGAGGACTCGGGTTTATTGGCTCGCACACGGTCGTAGAATTGCAAAATAAAGGTTTTGAAGTAGTCATTATAGATAATCTTTCTAACTCCTCTATTGAGGTTTTGGATGGTATCGAGGCTATTTCGGGAGTAAGACCTTTGTTTGAGGAATTGGACTTAAAGGAAAAGTCAAGAGTAGAAGAATTCTTCAAAGCGCATAAGGACATTGTTGGTGTGATTCATTTTGCCGCTAGTAAGGCTGTTGGAGAAAGTGTCAATGAACCATTGATGTATTACGAAAACAACTTGAATACGTTAATCTATGTTCTGAAATCGGTACTTCATTTGGATTCTGCCAATTTCATTTTTAGTTCTTCATGTACCGTTTATGGACAAGCGGATGAGCTGCCAATTTTAGAAAGTGCCCCTGTAAAACCAGCAGAATCGCCTTATGGAAATACCAAGCAAATAGGGGAGGAAATTATTGTTGATACTTGTAAGGTAAGATCAAACTTAAATGCTATTTCCCTTCGTTATTTCAATCCAATTGGGGCGCATGCCAGTGCAAAAATTGGAGAGTTGCCACTGGGCGTACCTCAAAATTTAGTACCTTTTATCACACAAACGGCAGCAGGCCTTAGAGAGCAATTGGCTGTTTTTGGAGATGATTATCCAACGCCAGACGGTACTTGTATTAGAGACTATATCCATGTGGTAGATTTAGCAAAAGCCCATGTAGTAGCTTTACAGCGTCTTTTGGAGAAGAAGAACCCTGAAAATTATGAAGTGTTCAATATAGGAACAGGTAAGGGAAGTTCTGTTTTGGAAGTGATCCAATCTTTTGAAAAGGTGACTGGTCTTAAATTGAATTATAAAATTGCCGAGAGAAGAGCGGGAGACGTCATCCAAGCCTTTGCAGATACCTCTAAGTCCAATGAAGTATTGGGTTGGAAAGCAGAATTGAGCCTTGACGATGCCATGGAGTCTGCTTGGAAGTGGGAAAAGCACATCAGGAACATTTAAAAACCAATATAATGAGACATTTTATTTCCTTGTGCATCCTGTTACTTTCATTTTCAGTAACCGGACAAGACCTCTATTTACATTGTGGGAAGCTGGTAGATACGAAAGCCGAAAAAGTTTTGACCAACAAAACGGTGGTTGTTTCAGGAAATAAAATCGTCTCAGTAAAAAATGGTTTTGTAATCCCAAAATCGAAAAAGGATTCGGTGATAGACTTAAAGGACAAAACGGTCATGCCGGGCCTTATAGATATGCATGTGCATATTGAGCATGAAACTAATCCAAAAGCCTATTTGGAGCGTTATACCCTTAACGAAGCAGATGTAGCCTTCAATTCTACACAATATGCCAAGGTTACTTTAATGTCGGGTTTTACCACGGTTAGGGATTTGGGTGGCTCGGGAGTGAATGTGTCTTTACGAAATGCCATCAATTCAGGAACAGTTATTGGTCCACGCATTTTTACTGCGGAAAAGGCTTTGGCAACCACAGGAGGTCATGCTGATCCTACCAATGGAAACAACAGAGAACTCGTTGGAAATCCTGGCCCTAAGGAAGGTGTGGTGAATGGGGTTGAGGATGCCAAAAAAGCGGTGAGACAGCGTTATAAAAATGGTGCTGATTTAATAAAGATAACTGCGACAGGTGGCGTATTGAGTGTTGCCAAAAGTGGACAAAATCCACAATTTACGTTAGAAGAAATAAAGGCCATTTGCGACACAGCAAAGGATTATGGTTTTCATGTGGCAGCTCATGCCCATGGCGATGAAGGAATGCAACGTGCTATTTTGGGAGGTGTTAAAACCATAGAACACGGTACCTTAATGAGTGATGAAACTATGGAGCTCATGAAAAAGCATGATGTATATCTAGTGCCTACTATTACGGCAGGAAAAACAGTTTCGGAAAAGGCTAAAATTCCAGGGTATTATCCCGAAGTTATTGTTGGAAAGGCTTTGGATATCGGACCGAAAATTCAAACTACTTTTGGAAAAGCCTACAAAAAAGGTGTTGGAATAGCTTTTGGTACGGATGCCGGAGTGTTTATCCATGGCGAGAATGGTAAGGAGTTTGCTTACATGGTAGAAGCAGGAATGCCTGCCATAGAAACTTTAAAATGTGCTACAGTAACCAACGCCATGTTATTAAACATGCAAAACGAATTGGGTCAGATTAAAGAAGGTTATTTGGCAGACATAATTGCTACAAATGATGACCCAACAGAAAACATTGCTACTATGGAAAATGTAGTCTTTGTAATGAAATCGGGTGAAATCTATAAATCTACTGCACCCTGAAAAGGTAAAACTTTATCGGGATATACTTGATTAACAAAATTTTAGGTTTTTTTTAGGAAGGCTAGGATGTATTAATGAATAACTTTAGATAGGCTATTCAATCAAAAAATGCATTCTTATCGAACAATATTACCCTTTAAGGTACTCGTACATTATTATCACCTAGCTATTTGGATTTGTCTTTTAAGTGCTGTGGGAGTGAATGCTTCCACTTTAATGGAGTCTAATGTTGGAGTGCCTTCTGTTCATACAGCTCATGATTCTGTGCTTGGATTTAAAGAAAAATCCATGGTCTATGCCAATCTAAATCAACCATTGCCTGCTGTAAAGTTTCTTGAAAAATATATTAGAAATTCTGCTGATTTTACGGCCATGAATTTTAAAGAATATGATAAAATCCGTAATTCCAAAGAATTCGAAGTTTTATCTGAAAGCTTTGAGCCAAAGATGACGGTGCTATCATTCATTTACCTTTATATTGCTTTAATAGGTTTTTTTATAGCTATAGTTTTAAATTTTTCAAAAAAGAATGATCGATGGGCCAAAATTTTGATCAGTGGTTTTTTGGGGGTGCATTCACTTTTCATTTTAGAATTTGTGCTTTACAATACTAATTATCAATATAAATACATACATACTTACCTTATGTCATCTTCGGTAGCTTTATTGTATGGACCATTACTATATTTTTATTTTAAAAGGATTACACAAAACTACCAGTTTAAAGCAATTGATTTGTTACATCTTCTTCCAGTAATCGCACTGATGTTTATTTTGGTGCCCATATATAGTTTGCCTGCTCTGGAAAAACTAAAAATTATTATGGGAACCAGTACACTATATGCGAAGACGGATTTTTTATACCTTATATTTATACCAAAGCTACTGTCCCTAGTTATTTATGGTGCTTTAATAAGACGATTGTATTTTAGTTCAAAACAAAAAGAAACAATCGCCAATCAAGAATTAGCCAATCAATGGAAGGATAACCTTTATAAAATTCATGTGGTGTACGTGCTGTCTTATTTTATTTATGGGATCAGTATTAGTGGTGTAATTGGTCAGGGCTTGAACATTATATACCAATCACAAGTTATCTCTATGTCTTTAATGGTGCTCTACATAGCTTCCATGGTGTATATTCAACCAAAGGTGTTTGCTAGTTCTGGTATTAAACTAAAGCCTTCCCTAAAAAAAGATAAATACAAAAAATCGGGTTTAACAACCTCTTTTTCCAATGAACTTAAGGACACGCTTATGAAGCTTCTTTTGGATGAAAAAATCTATAGGGACAGTTCTTTAAATCTTGAAAAGTTATCCGAAAAATTGGACACATCACGTCATAATACCTCTCAAATCATTAATGAGCATTTTAATGAAAACTTTTTTGAATTGGTAAATGATTTTAGAATCCAGGAAGCTAAGGAGCTTTTGGAAATTTCAAATCCAAAATCCAAAATGAATATCAGCGAGATTTTCTACGAGGTAGGTTTCAATAATAAGGTTACCTTTAATAATGCCTTTAAAAAACGAACAGGGATTACCCCATCACAATATAGAAAAGAAAATTCCTAAGGTAACATTCTTGCTAATTGCCTGTTGATTTTAGCATCTTAAAAAAGGTAAACCTTTATCGGGGTTGCCCATAATACAACAAATCTTCTCTTACTTTATGGAGATAAAAGTTTGGCAGACAAGCTACTTTTATTGGAATCCACTAAACTTGTTTTCGAAATCAGTAGTTAAGAAATTTGAATTAGCCTTCTCATTACGATGCATTTTTTTCTTGCGTTGTTGTCTGCCATTCTTGTTTAAAGGAATTAAGCGCTACAAAAGTAGCCTAGACAATTTAAAAACGAACTTATGAGAAAGATTTACAATTCAGGCTTGCTCCTAGTAATGCTTTTGGTCTCTTCTGTAAGCTTTGCCCAACAACGGCTCATTTCAGGTAATATTATCGATGAGTATGGCATTCCCTTGCCGGGGGTAAACATTATTATTAAGGGAACAACTACAGGAACACAGTCCGATTTTGATGGAAATTTCTCCATTGAAGCAAAGGACGGAGATGTGTTGGTGTTCACTTTTGTAGGGCTAAAAACAGTTGAGCTGCCTGTAACTTCATCCACTAGCGACATCAGTCTTACTATGCAGGAAGATGCCAGTCAATTGGATGAGGTAGTCGTGACGGCTTTGGGGATCAAAAGGAATTCCAAAGCTTTGGGGTATTCGGTAAAGTCTATCGAATCGGAAGAAATAACAGAAAACTCCGAGCCGGATTTGGTAAGGTCCTTGAATGGTAAGGTGCCAGGGGTTAATGTAAATGTATCTACAGGGGTAGCTGGGGCGGCTAATAAAATTAATATTAGGGGGATTACTTCCTTTCAAGGAGGGAACCAACCCTTGTTTGTTGTTGATGGAACGCCTTATAGTAACAACGAGGTAACCACCTCAAGTCAAACTACTGGTACCGGGGGGAGTTATGAATCGGGGATTTCATCCTTAGACCCCAACGATATTGCCAGTGTAGAAGTTTTGAAAGGTGCGGTAGCAGCTGCGCTGTATGGATCGAGAGCTGTAAATGGGGTAATTGTGATTACTACCAAATCCGGGAAATCGGGAGGGCTTTCCAATAAGAAGTTTGAAGTCTCTTTAAACTCAGGATTATATCTTGAATCCATTGCAAGATTACCGGAATATCAAAATACCTATGGAAATGGTACCAATTTCAATTATAACAATGCCAATGGGTCTTGGGGTGCAAGATTTGATTCTCGGGAAACCATCCCAACTTGGCCCAATTTGTTGAATGCCTTTCCGGATATGTTTGGGCCAACGGTGCCTTATGTGGCGCAGCCCAATAATGTGAAGGACTTGTTCCGTACAGGTGTAGTGGCGGATAATTCCATTAATGTGAATTCAGCCAATGAGAACTACAATTTCAGTTTAACGCTCTCCAATTTGGATCAAGAGGGGTACATTCCTTACAACACGTATAGGAGAACCAATATTTCCACAGGGGGTAATGTAAGCTTGGAGAATGGCTTAAAGATAGGTGCCAATTTAAGTTATGCTGACAGTGAGCAGGTCGGTGGATTTTTTGGAGAAAATCAATATGCAGGAGCGGCTTCTTCTTTCGCGAGAGCTTTGGTACTTGGTAGAACATGGGATTTTACGCTTCCCTATGAGGACCCAATTACAGGGGCTTCGGTGACGCCTAATGATGGCTATGATCACCCTTTATGGTCTTGGGAGCATAATCAAATTATCACCAGTGTAAATAGAACGGTGTCAAATGTGAGTCTGCAATATAATTTTAACAGTCACCTCAGTGCACGTTATCAGTTGGGAATCAATAAATATGTCTTGAACCGTGTTGAAATCACGGATAAAGGCTCTAGAGCAGCTGCGGGATTGGGACAGGTAAGAACAGAAGATTTTTCGAGTGAAGAAATAGAGTCCACATTGGTGTTTACATACAATCATGATTTGGCAAAAGATTTGAATCTTAATGTGCTGTTGGGGAATAACGTGAACCAATTTTCAACCTTGGATATTGGCTATACAGGAACAGGATTGATTGCCGATGATATCTTTACCATTAATAATACCTCAAATGTGGTTTCCGATTTTAATATATCCACCCGTAAGCGTATTGTTGGGGTGTTTACAGATATTGGATTGAATTTTAAAGATTATGCTTTTTTAAATATTACGGCAAGAAACGATTGGTCGTCAACCTTGCCAAAGGATAACAATCGGTTTTTATATCCTTCGGTGTCTGCATCTTTAATCTTTACAGATGCCCTTGGTATTGGAGGGGATGTTTTGGGATATGGTAAAATACGAGGTGGATGGGCCAATGTGGGGAGAGATGCAAGTCCGTACCAAATTAACAAGGTGTTTAGTTTGGGGGCAGTTTATGCAGGGCAGCCTACCGTTTTTGTGCCAACGATTTTAGGTAATCCTGATTTGGAACCTGAAAATACCGAAGAGTTTGAAATAGGAACCGATTTGGAGTTTTTCAATAAGCGCATCATTCTAGATTTCACCTGGTACCAAAAAACAACTACCGATTTGATTTCGCAGGTGAATGTGCCAACCTCTTCTGG
Coding sequences within it:
- a CDS encoding AraC family transcriptional regulator; its protein translation is MHSYRTILPFKVLVHYYHLAIWICLLSAVGVNASTLMESNVGVPSVHTAHDSVLGFKEKSMVYANLNQPLPAVKFLEKYIRNSADFTAMNFKEYDKIRNSKEFEVLSESFEPKMTVLSFIYLYIALIGFFIAIVLNFSKKNDRWAKILISGFLGVHSLFILEFVLYNTNYQYKYIHTYLMSSSVALLYGPLLYFYFKRITQNYQFKAIDLLHLLPVIALMFILVPIYSLPALEKLKIIMGTSTLYAKTDFLYLIFIPKLLSLVIYGALIRRLYFSSKQKETIANQELANQWKDNLYKIHVVYVLSYFIYGISISGVIGQGLNIIYQSQVISMSLMVLYIASMVYIQPKVFASSGIKLKPSLKKDKYKKSGLTTSFSNELKDTLMKLLLDEKIYRDSSLNLEKLSEKLDTSRHNTSQIINEHFNENFFELVNDFRIQEAKELLEISNPKSKMNISEIFYEVGFNNKVTFNNAFKKRTGITPSQYRKENS
- the galE gene encoding UDP-glucose 4-epimerase GalE — translated: MKVLVTGGLGFIGSHTVVELQNKGFEVVIIDNLSNSSIEVLDGIEAISGVRPLFEELDLKEKSRVEEFFKAHKDIVGVIHFAASKAVGESVNEPLMYYENNLNTLIYVLKSVLHLDSANFIFSSSCTVYGQADELPILESAPVKPAESPYGNTKQIGEEIIVDTCKVRSNLNAISLRYFNPIGAHASAKIGELPLGVPQNLVPFITQTAAGLREQLAVFGDDYPTPDGTCIRDYIHVVDLAKAHVVALQRLLEKKNPENYEVFNIGTGKGSSVLEVIQSFEKVTGLKLNYKIAERRAGDVIQAFADTSKSNEVLGWKAELSLDDAMESAWKWEKHIRNI
- a CDS encoding SusC/RagA family TonB-linked outer membrane protein, whose protein sequence is MRKIYNSGLLLVMLLVSSVSFAQQRLISGNIIDEYGIPLPGVNIIIKGTTTGTQSDFDGNFSIEAKDGDVLVFTFVGLKTVELPVTSSTSDISLTMQEDASQLDEVVVTALGIKRNSKALGYSVKSIESEEITENSEPDLVRSLNGKVPGVNVNVSTGVAGAANKINIRGITSFQGGNQPLFVVDGTPYSNNEVTTSSQTTGTGGSYESGISSLDPNDIASVEVLKGAVAAALYGSRAVNGVIVITTKSGKSGGLSNKKFEVSLNSGLYLESIARLPEYQNTYGNGTNFNYNNANGSWGARFDSRETIPTWPNLLNAFPDMFGPTVPYVAQPNNVKDLFRTGVVADNSINVNSANENYNFSLTLSNLDQEGYIPYNTYRRTNISTGGNVSLENGLKIGANLSYADSEQVGGFFGENQYAGAASSFARALVLGRTWDFTLPYEDPITGASVTPNDGYDHPLWSWEHNQIITSVNRTVSNVSLQYNFNSHLSARYQLGINKYVLNRVEITDKGSRAAAGLGQVRTEDFSSEEIESTLVFTYNHDLAKDLNLNVLLGNNVNQFSTLDIGYTGTGLIADDIFTINNTSNVVSDFNISTRKRIVGVFTDIGLNFKDYAFLNITARNDWSSTLPKDNNRFLYPSVSASLIFTDALGIGGDVLGYGKIRGGWANVGRDASPYQINKVFSLGAVYAGQPTVFVPTILGNPDLEPENTEEFEIGTDLEFFNKRIILDFTWYQKTTTDLISQVNVPTSSGYTALLTNIGKMENRGVEIGLTLTPVRSDNFSWTTFTSFTRNRNEVKELIEGLDRFPIDVDQIGFVEEGQPYGVFYGTAFARDDEGNYLIEEGGGGILQALENKVIGDPTPDFKIGFTNTFRFKNLTLRAQIDWKEGGDISSTTLASLLGRGVTKDTEDREHTYIIPGYYGDPDTGLPILDSNGNKIPNVTQVSMNNLYFSPTTNSNTFGINSVDEASIYDGTVYRLREVSLSYELPKKWLENSFIGSLNFSVIGSNLWYFAPNVPKYTHFDPDVTSYGSTNLQGIETQSAPSSKRFGFKINVTF
- a CDS encoding amidohydrolase family protein; amino-acid sequence: MRHFISLCILLLSFSVTGQDLYLHCGKLVDTKAEKVLTNKTVVVSGNKIVSVKNGFVIPKSKKDSVIDLKDKTVMPGLIDMHVHIEHETNPKAYLERYTLNEADVAFNSTQYAKVTLMSGFTTVRDLGGSGVNVSLRNAINSGTVIGPRIFTAEKALATTGGHADPTNGNNRELVGNPGPKEGVVNGVEDAKKAVRQRYKNGADLIKITATGGVLSVAKSGQNPQFTLEEIKAICDTAKDYGFHVAAHAHGDEGMQRAILGGVKTIEHGTLMSDETMELMKKHDVYLVPTITAGKTVSEKAKIPGYYPEVIVGKALDIGPKIQTTFGKAYKKGVGIAFGTDAGVFIHGENGKEFAYMVEAGMPAIETLKCATVTNAMLLNMQNELGQIKEGYLADIIATNDDPTENIATMENVVFVMKSGEIYKSTAP
- a CDS encoding DegT/DnrJ/EryC1/StrS aminotransferase family protein, whose amino-acid sequence is MKKIQMVDLKGQYAKIKDVVDTSIQEVLDNTAYINGPKVHEFQANLEQYLNVKHVIPCANGTDALQIAMMGLGLKPGDEVITADFTFAATVEVIALLQLTPVLVDVDLENFNIDIEAIKKAITPKTKAIVPVHLFGQCANMEAIMEIAKEHNLFVIEDNAQAIGANYTYSDGTKVKAGTIGNVGATSFFPSKNLGCYGDGGAIFTNDDDLAHTIRGIVNHGMYERYHHDVVGVNSRLDSVQAAVLNAKLPKLDAYNKARQTAAVAYNKAFEGQANIIIPKTVSDCCEGICDGCDCHVFHQYTLRVLNTDRDALAKHLNENGIPCGVYYPIPLHLQKAYKDERYKEEDFKVTNQLVKEVISLPMHTELDAEQIDFITTTVINFINK
- a CDS encoding 3-deoxy-D-manno-octulosonic acid transferase; translation: MNLLYNLGIFLTGIVLKIIALFNPKIKLGVEGRANTFKILKQSILPEDKTLWFHCASLGEYEQGLPVFKKLRVLYPNHKVVLSFFSPSGYEIRKNSEIADSVVYLPLDSKSKAKKFVDLVHPEITVFVKYDIWPNVLNELEKRHLKAFLISANFRPQQSYFKFYGEFMRQALKSFDHIFVQNESSKVLLDSIGITQTSVTGDTRFDRVSDQLNQDNNLPFINEFKQDALCVVIGSSWPEDEALLIPHINAHASENVKYIIAPHNIKPNLIADLKAQITAKTVLFSEKEDKNLSDYSVLIVDTIGLLTKIYAYADIAYVGGAMGKTGLHNILEPSVFGVPVIIGKNYQKFPEAHNMIAHGGVQSISSHSQLDSTLTQLIENENQRKQLGFLNTEFVKKNKDAVIQIINYIRK